A stretch of Caenorhabditis elegans chromosome IV DNA encodes these proteins:
- the glb-23 gene encoding Globin domain-containing protein (Confirmed by transcript evidence): MGNSHPGVTSTSSKSTKGKLGRQRRLSDPSQNQNVKNCHMPTGSSSNNTSSTTPPTIQINGKESFDEFEHGQLRAKSASTDFSSLRSTSSTSSYQKPQKNSASERRKIFLSSSTNQDFMARSLDDSMTAKMSCMIRTKSHSPLKQMRTYSFRSIPSEENLIDKESCEVVADSWRLVESRSSAAETSACFGLFVFQRVFSKIPMLRPLFGLSESDDVFDLPDNHPVRRHARLFTSILHISVKNVDELEAQVAPTVFKYGERHYRPDITPHMTEENVRVFCAQIVCTVFDFLRDTEATPKCAESWIELMRYLGQKLLDGFDFAKLTAERKISINRNDHHLFLML; encoded by the exons ATGGGAAATTCGCATCCGGGTGTCACTTCAACATCATCGAAATCAACAAAAGGAAAACTGGGACGACAAAGAAGATTATCTGATCCGAgccaaaatcaaaatgttaaG aACTGTCACATGCCAACTGGCTCATCGTCAAATAATACTTCTTCTACCACCCCGCCAACAATTCAAATTAACGGAAAAGAAAGTTTCGATGAATTTGAACACGGGCAGTTGAGAGCGAAAAGTGCCAGTACA GACTTTTCATCTCTTCGTTCCACGTCATCAACGTCTTCCTATCAAAAACCTCAAAAGAATAGTGCTTCAGAACGTCGTAAGATATTCCTGTCATCTTCTACAAATCAGGATTTCATGGCAAGAAGTCTTGATGATTCAATGACTGCTAAAATGAGTTGTATGATACGAACAAAGTCTCATTCACCATTGAAACAAATGAGAACATATTCATTTCGATCAATTCCTAGTGAGGAGAACTTGATTGATAAAGAG agttgtGAAGTGGTGGCTGATTCATGGCGTCTTGTTGAATCTCGATCCTCAGCGGCAGAAACATCCGCTTGCTTTGGTCTCTTCGTATTTCAACGTgtcttttcgaaaattccgaTGCTCCGCCCGCTTTTTGGATTATCAGAATCCGATGACGTATTCGATTTACCTGACAACCATCCAGTTCGTCGGCATGCTCGACTATTCACCAGCATTCTACatatttctgtgaaaaatgtgGATGAACTGGAAGCACAAGTGGCTCCGACTGTATTCAAATACGGCGAAAGACATTATAGACCAGatatt ACACCACACATGACTGAAGAAAACGTTCGAGTATTTTGTGCTCAAATAGTTTGCAccgttttcgattttcttcgaGACACGGAGGCGACTCCCAAATGTGCCGAGTCTTGGATTGAACTTATGAG atatctTGGCCAAAAACTACTTGATGGTTTTGACTTTGCAAAACTGACAGCTGAACGGAAGATCTCCATAAATCGAAACGATCATCACCTATTTCTTATGTTGTAA
- the R13A1.1 gene encoding uncharacterized protein (Confirmed by transcript evidence), whose amino-acid sequence MFLLLLFLFLIFLIISFDTSLHAIPMPRGAKPKGFMMGLGVCF is encoded by the exons ATGTTTCTGctgcttttatttttatttttaatatttttgattatctCATTTGATACTAGTTTACA cgCTATCCCAATGCCACGTGGCGCGAAACCTAAAGGATTCATGATG GGTCTTGGTGTCTGTTTTTAA
- the R13A1.10 gene encoding F-box domain-containing protein (Confirmed by transcript evidence) gives MNLENLPQEMLHEVVKHLSFMERLPLQKCSRKMKSATESAVLVFNEEITLTYTPHEDSSLIETYLIEFNGIVIRIYESSVPGEVTVNFEKLMSRTKIETTERSNCQDVARKIFCETFLKDNVICNSFKTNHMFNSNFLQASECLNVENFKHFRSAIGVEIIEFESSLPMWLVHLNPKHLRSITVYTDEVKSSIADSLKKLKNLTTLYILRKTDLNDDVLMTTNATDIEIESCDITFNGVNYIIKKWIAQKVPVGTRFVAYVTDPKRFPLHELIKDARCTTLVSVGKAIIPISSDRFLQVSIDNSTVHVECMKKRMVQ, from the exons ATGAATCTCGAAAATCTTCCACAAGAAATGCTGCATGAGGTAGTTAAGCATCTGTCGTTCATGGAACG ACTACCACTGCAGAAATGCTCGAGAAAGATGAAATCTGCGACTGAATCAGCTGTACTTGTATTCAATGAAGAAATTACTTTAACATACACACCACATGAAGATTCTTCACTAATTGAAACTTATTTAATAGAATTCAATGGAATTGTTATTCGAATATATGAATCATCTGTTCCTGGTGAAGTCACtgttaatttcgaaaaattgatgtcaagaacaaaaattgaaacaactgAAAGATCTAACTGCCAAGACGTGGCACGGAAGATTTTCTGCGAAACTTTTCTGAAGGACAATGTCATCTGCAACTCTTTCAAGACGAATCACATGTtcaattccaactttttgcaAGCTTCCGAGTGTTTGAATGTCgagaattttaaacattttcggtCGGCTATCGGCGTCGAAATTATTGAATTCGAAAGTAGTCTACCGATGTGGCTGGTCCATTTGAATCCAAAACATCTCCGGAGTATTACAGTTTACACAGATGAAGTAAAAAGCTCGATCGCTGATTCATTGAAAAAG ttGAAAAACCTCACAACTTTGTACATCCTGAGGAAAACGGATTTGAATGATGATGTATTGATGACTACGAACGCAACGGATATTGAGATTGAATCGTGTGATATTACTTTTAACGGAGTCAATTATATTATAAAG aaatggaTTGCACAAAAAGTGCCAGTTGGAACTCGATTTGTTGCCTATGTCACTGATCCAAAACGATTTCCTTTACATGAACTGATTAAAGATGCCAGATGTACCACATTGGTCTCAGTAGGAAAAGCTATAATTCCTATTTCTTCTGACAGGTTTCTACAAGTTTCTATTGATAACTCAACAGTTCATGTGGAGTGTATGAAGAAGCGAATGGTACAGTAA
- the D2024.5 gene encoding Mid2 domain-containing protein (Confirmed by transcript evidence), which produces MQNLTEVLNATLLSNLSDLVSSTSTVSTSTTTTTTTEIPLTTSFPPSDHTTATSIAFISLVVFGVACALIAKIVISHKKKRAELIGSARWRISASRQSASSASSGGMGQNSSATYLPMGRGGNNRSLNNQRQPLNSLDHPTADRLDWERQFFDDSEATTPSRLIFR; this is translated from the exons aTGCAAAACCTCACTGAGGTTCTCAATGCGACTTTATTGAGCAACTTGTCAGATTTGGTATCATCGACAAGTACGGTATCAACCAGCACGACTACAACTACCACGACGGAAATTCCATTGACTA catCTTTTCCTCCAAGTGATCATACAACTGCAACGTCGATCGCCTTCATTTCCTTGGTAGTTTTTGGAGTAGCATGTGCTCTCATTGCGAAAATTGTGATAAGCCATAAGAAAAA GAGAGCTGAATTAATCGGATCAGCACGATGGAGAATTTCTGCTTCAAGACAAAGCGCATCTTCGGCTTCTAGTGGCGGAATGGGCCAAAATTCTTCAGCCACTTATCTTCCCATGGGCCGTGGAGG aAACAATCGCTCACTGAACAATCAAAGACAACCGCTGAACTCACTGGATCACCCGACAGCCGATCGTCTCGATTGGGAACGACAGTTCTTCGATGATTCCGAAGCTACA actccTTCAAGGCTCATCTTCCGCTGA
- the D2024.5 gene encoding Mid2 domain-containing protein (Confirmed by transcript evidence) gives MQNLTEVLNATLLSNLSDLVSSTSTVSTSTTTTTTTEIPLTTSFPPSDHTTATSIAFISLVVFGVACALIAKIVISHKKKRAELIGSARWRISASRQSASSASSGGMGQNSSATYLPMGRGGNNRSLNNQRQPLNSLDHPTADRLDWERQFFDDSEATINVEI, from the exons aTGCAAAACCTCACTGAGGTTCTCAATGCGACTTTATTGAGCAACTTGTCAGATTTGGTATCATCGACAAGTACGGTATCAACCAGCACGACTACAACTACCACGACGGAAATTCCATTGACTA catCTTTTCCTCCAAGTGATCATACAACTGCAACGTCGATCGCCTTCATTTCCTTGGTAGTTTTTGGAGTAGCATGTGCTCTCATTGCGAAAATTGTGATAAGCCATAAGAAAAA GAGAGCTGAATTAATCGGATCAGCACGATGGAGAATTTCTGCTTCAAGACAAAGCGCATCTTCGGCTTCTAGTGGCGGAATGGGCCAAAATTCTTCAGCCACTTATCTTCCCATGGGCCGTGGAGG aAACAATCGCTCACTGAACAATCAAAGACAACCGCTGAACTCACTGGATCACCCGACAGCCGATCGTCTCGATTGGGAACGACAGTTCTTCGATGATTCCGAAGCTACA ATTAACGTCGAAATATAA